From one Stigmatopora nigra isolate UIUO_SnigA chromosome 8, RoL_Snig_1.1, whole genome shotgun sequence genomic stretch:
- the relt gene encoding tumor necrosis factor receptor superfamily member 19L: MFIQEYIEEDEEPPLLPSSCTSHGNIFGCRGTVAVQCQWEERCTCLECPAGQEPSKPCEHIQSRAEEVHCRSCQTRTFSDSFNSELCHPHASCKIRGRKLLVAGSVNSDAVCGDCLPGFNIKPVVENASDKTPCVKMSVHMIRRLRTVGHGLASGPGGPVNDTVVRSTEEKTAEYAVFALVPIFCVMGLLGIVICNLLKKKGCRCNAEKDALDAEAAPSEREGINYADVNEDTIGVLVRLITEKKENAAALEELLQEYKRKEMVLNKVSSVRFPMLSPLSSFCTLPRLCPHQSHLHTISGLSGLGLNYGYCCSRCAQKKWPTLLIPPLDSIKDPCIPPQTLILSSLKMSTEQKRAPQLSRMSVNTQCTQPVVPNLVQENKEGNEAKELTEGGLKILSVGRFQVAQIPEYKSVTEGPRVPTQDQRKSFFGGIQFSPSSLARLIR, encoded by the exons ATGTTCATACAAGAATACattgaagaagatgaagaaccACCTTTGCTGCCCAGCTCTTGTACTTCTCATGGtaat ATTTTTGGCTGTCGTGGGACTGTAGCAGTGCAGTGTCAGTGGGAAGAAAGGTGCACGTGTCTTGAATGCCCTGCCGGCCAAGAACCTTCAAAA CCTTGTGAGCATATACAGAGTCGAGCAGAGGAAGTGCATTGTCGATCCTGCCAGACAAGAACCTTTTCCGACTCATTTAACTCAGAATTGTGTCATCCACACGCTTCCTGCAAGATCCGTGGGCGAAAACTTCTTGTTGCGGGTTCTGTAAACTCTGATGCAGTGTGTGGAGACTGTCTGCCTGG atTTAACATTAAACCTGTAGTCGAAAATGCTTCAGACAAAACTCCCTGCGTAAAAA TGAGTGTGCATATGATCAGAAGATTGCGAACAGTGGGCCATGGCTTGGCAAGTGGTCCTGGGGGGCCAGTCAATGACACAGTTGTGCGCAGTACTGAGGAGAAGACAGCCGAGTATGCTGTTTTTGCCTTGGTGCCTATTTTCTGTGTGATGGGCCTGCTGGGTATTGTGATTTGCAACCTGTTGAAAAAGAAAGGATGCCGCTGCAATGCAGAAAAGGATGCGCTTGATGCAGAAGCTGCCCCATCTGAGAGAGAAG GTATTAATTATGCTGACGTGAATGAAGACACTATTGGTGTTCTTGTCCGCCTGATAACTGAGAAAAAAG AAAATGCTGCTGCATTAGAAGAACTACTGCAGGAGTATAAGCGCAAAGAGATGGTGTTGAACAAAGTCTCATCAGTCAG GTTCCCAATGCTGTCTCCCCTGTCCTCATTCTGCACCCTTCCCCGGCTGTGCCCCCATCAATCGCACCTCCACACTATCAGCGGGCTCTCTGGATTAGGACTAAATTATGGCTACTGTTGCTCCCGATGTGCCCAAAAGAAATGGCCCACTCTACTCATCCCCCCACTGGATTCCATTAAAGATCCCTGTATACCCCCACAGACCCTTATTCTTTCCTCACTGAAAATGTCCACTGAACAGAAGAGGGCCCCCCAGCTCTCAAGAATGTCTGTTAATACTCAGTGTACGCAACCTGTGGTCCCAAATTTGGTGCAGGAGAACAAGGAGGGCAATGAAGCAAAGGAATTGACCGAAGGGGGGCTGAAAATTCTTTCTGTGGGAAG ATTTCAAGTGGCTCAGATCCCTGAATACAAATCAGTTACAGAGGGTCCAAGGGTACCAACCCAGGATCAACGGAAATCTTTTTTTGGTGGGATTCAGTTTTCACCATCTTCATTAGCAAGACTCATTAG GTGA
- the LOC144200462 gene encoding uncharacterized protein LOC144200462 — protein MQSRTKMSGEKATLQTQHSIYYNGERKISPQQDGRANGADQTTRTTRSACIICFTETWLDERIPDSLISLDGFQLVRADRDPEESGRKKGGGLAVFINSRWCSPGHITVKEQFCTRNIELVAVSIRPFYIPREFSHVIIITVYIPPSADAAVARELLHTTLSRLQTSHPQSLLLISGDFNHAPLTSTLPTFTQYVKCCTREQKTLDLLYANTKEAYSSAPLPPLGRSDHNLVHLIPTYIPMVRKIKPTTRIIQRWTEETSMVLRDCFETTDWEVLCKPHGEDIDSLTHCITDYINFCVENIVPSKKVRCYSNNKPWVTRDLRALLNKKKRAFRSGEKESLKTVQKELKREIRRGKTSYRRRLEKQLQRGNTKEFWRSLRTISGHGGNSGRGPESGDGEWANELNQFFNRFSPAPAPLTPQTRSNSTPSFSSSSPSSYPSSTGLCITVDQVTKQLKKIEARKATGPDGLSSRLLRECADQLGTVILHIFNLSLSLQKVPTLWKTSCVVPVPKTANPREPNHFRPVALTSHLIKTLERIILNHLSPLMNAELDPLQFAYRPGIGVEDATTYLMHRSLSHLENSGSTVRMMFFDLSSAFNTIQPVLLREKLEVAGIRNHLAAWIIDFLTNRPQYVRLQDCTSDVVTCSTGAPQGTVLSPLLFSLYTSDFKHNTDTCHLQKFSDDTAIVERVTDGNDLEYRGVITAFVDWCRQNHLHINTSKTKEMVVDFRRTPQQTTQVNIQGKDIEIVEYLKYLGVHLNSKLDWSTNIDALYRRGQSRLYLLRSLRSFGVCRSLLRTFYDTVVASTVFYAVVCWGSGSTERDRNRLNKLIRRASSVLGCPLDSVEEVGERRMLTRMRSIMDSTSHPLHESVESLRSSFSSRLRYPHCRKERFRRSFLPSAVRLFNLKKAVGSDTV, from the coding sequence atgcagagccggacgaaaatgtcaggagaaaaagcgacgcttcagacccagcattccatctattataatggggaacgtaagatctctccccaacaagatggaagagctaacggcgctgaccaaacaacaaggacaacaaggagcgcctgcattatctgcttcacggagacctggctggatgagcgaataccagactctctcatctccttggatggctttcagctggtgagggcggacagggaccctgaggagagcggtaggaagaaaggtgggggactagctgtctttattaacagtagatggtgcagtcctgggcatattactgtgaaggagcaattttgcactcgaaatatcgagctagtagctgttagcatcaggccgttttacatcccccgggagttctcgcacgtcatcataataactgtgtatatacctccctcggccgatgcggcagtggctcgtgagctgctccacactactctgtcccggctacagacgtcacacccccagtctctccttcttatctccggtgattttaaccatgctcccttgacttcgactctccccaccttcactcagtatgtgaagtgctgcaccagggaacaaaaaactctggacctgctatatgccaacacaaaggaggcttacagctcagccccccttcccccactgggccgctcagaccacaacctggtccatctgatccccacctacatccctatggtgaggaaaataaaacctaccacgaggatcatacaaagatggaccgaggagaccagcatggtactgagggactgttttgagacaaccgactgggaggtgctgtgcaaaccacatggggaagacatcgacagcttgacccactgcatcacagattacatcaacttctgtgtggagaacatcgtaccctccaagaaggtccgttgttactccaacaataagccgtgggtcaccagggatctaagggccctcctgaacaagaaaaagagggcttttaggtctggggagaaggagagtctcaaaacggtccagaaggagctgaagagagagataaggaggggaaagaccagctacaggaggaggctagagaagcaactccaaagaggcaacaccaaagagttctggaggagcttgaggaccatctcgggccatggaggcaacagtgggagaggcccggagtccggagacggggagtgggccaacgaactgaatcagttctttaacagattcagccctgcccctgctcccctgaccccccagaccagaagcaactctaccccctcgttctcctcttcctccccctcttcctacccctcttccaccggtctctgcatcactgtcgatcaggtgacaaaacaactaaagaagatcgaggcaaggaaggctaccggtccggacggcctcagctccagactactgagagagtgtgcggatcagcttggcacagtgattctgcatattttcaacctcagcctcagtctgcagaaggtcccaaccttgtggaaaacttcctgcgtggtgccagtcccaaagactgcgaaccccagggagccaaaccacttcaggccggtagcactaacctctcacctgatcaagacactggagaggatcatcctcaaccacctgagccccctgatgaatgcagagctggaccctctgcagttcgcctatcgtccaggcattggtgtggaagatgctaccacctacctgatgcacaggtctctttcacacctggagaactcgggaagcacggtgagaatgatgttttttgacctctccagtgcattcaacaccattcagccggtccttctgagagagaaactggaggtggctggaataaggaaccacctagctgcatggatcatcgacttcctcaccaacagaccacaatatgtgagactccaggactgtacgtctgatgtggtaacttgcagcacgggggccccacaaggcacagtgctttccccactcctcttctccctctacacgtcagactttaaacataatacagacacctgccacctccagaaattctccgatgacaccgccattgttgaacgagtgactgacgggaacgacctggagtacaggggagtcatcacagcctttgtcgactggtgtaggcaaaaccacctgcacatcaacaccagtaagacaaaggaaatggtcgttgactttcggaggacacctcaacagaccactcaggtgaacatccagggtaaagacattgaaatcgtggagtacttgaagtacctgggtgttcacctcaacagcaaactagactggtctacaaacatagatgccctgtacagaaggggccagagccgcctctacctgttgaggagcctacggtcctttggtgtgtgcaggtcactgttgaggaccttctatgacactgtggtggcatctactgtgttttatgcagtggtctgttggggaagtgggagcacggagagggacaggaacaggctgaacaagctgatcaggagggccagctctgttctgggctgtcctttggactctgtggaggaagtgggagagcggaggatgctgaccaggatgaggtccatcatggacagcacctcccaccccctgcacgagtcggtggagtcccttcgaagctcctttagcagtagactgcggtaccctcactgcaggaaggagcgcttccgcagatccttcctcccatcagctgtcaggctctttaacttaaaaaaggctgtgggttcggatacagtgtag